Proteins co-encoded in one Ananas comosus cultivar F153 linkage group 15, ASM154086v1, whole genome shotgun sequence genomic window:
- the LOC109721458 gene encoding pentatricopeptide repeat-containing protein At3g12770-like, translated as MTLLRLRLRLRLLLRQFHSSVASSPAPSRTRPTTILKAPPFPSHGTRPNATNNDPSSPASNSCALRPRNGAAPDVEGRGFGSARQPFDTITQRDLSVRSHSHFSRAKRAPCLLRSAISSIVRAVNGTASDDVKRRIHASVIKRGLDSSIPVATVLIGFYSSRFESESARRLFDEIPTKDLILWSAMVSAYCKRGRFLDAIGVFAEMQCSDISPNTVTLLSVLPACANLRALLHGKQIHGFAVRRMFHAQTSIQNSIMDMYAKCGSLDAAAYVFDQIKEKDAISWKSIIFGCIDNRRLREALVLFHRMRASSIEPDETTLRNLVRACSEGDEDFFFIGLGLHCYVVKIGFSDSVQMKTVLLSMYAELMEVEAARALFDELHDKDHIAWSAMISVYTQAGHPFLALETFKQMQSTKTEANEITFVSLLHACSSMEAQGLGRSIHARIIRSEHINNAFTASALIDYYCKIGRLRQGEISFGKLERRDLVCWSSMINGYGINGRGEEAIRTFASMVETGMMPNEVVFLSLLSACGHCGLVNEGWHWFYSMKGKFGIDPTVAHYTCMLNMLGRQGRVEQALEFVKKMPVRADAAVWGALLGWCRATRRDVKVAEFAAEQIVGLGASDSSWYVTLAKLYSKLGMWEDGERMRERMEERGIRKIAGCSTV; from the coding sequence ATGactcttcttcgtcttcgtcttcgtcttcgtcttcttcttcgccaGTTCCATTCATCAGTCGCCTCCTCGCCCGCTCCCTCGCGAACAAGGCCAACAACCATCCTCAAAGCTCCGCCTTTTCCATCCCACGGCACCCGACCAAACGCAACCAACAACGATCCCAGCTCCCCCGCTTCCAACTCCTGTGCGCTTCGCCCTCGCAATGGTGCCGCCCCTGACGTTGAAGGCCGCGGCTTTGGCTCTGCCCGCCAACCGTTCGACACAATTACGCAGAGAGATTTGTCCGTTCGTTCACATTCTCACTTCTCTCGTGCCAAGAGAGCTCCCTGTCTTCTCCGTTCGGCTATTTCGTCCATCGTTCGCGCCGTCAACGGCACGGCTTCGGATGACGTGAAGCGTAGAATCCATGCATCCGTCATAAAAAGAGGGTTAGATTCGTCAATTCCTGTCGCCACCGTTCTTATAGGCTTCTACTCTTCTCGATTTGAATCGGAAAGTGCTCGGCGCCTGTTCGATGAAATACCCACAAAAGACCTTATCTTGTGGAGTGCGATGGTTTCCGCGTACTGCAAGCGCGGCCGTTTCTTAGACGCTATCGGTGTGTTTGCTGAGATGCAGTGTTCTGACATCAGCCCGAACACTGTGACCTTATTGAGTGTTCTTCCGGCATGCGCTAATCTCCGTGCTCTCCTTCATGGTAAACAAATTCATGGCTTTGCTGTAAGAAGGATGTTTCATGCACAAACGAGTATACAAAACTCGATTATGGATATGTATGCCAAATGCGGTAGTCTCGATGCTGCAGCTTACGTCTTTGATCAAATCAAAGAGAAGGATGCCATCTCCTGGAAGAGCATCATCTTTGGGTGCATTGACAATCGACGGTTAAGAGAAGCACTAGTGCTGTTCCACAGGATGAGGGCTTCTAGCATTGAGCCTGATGAGACCACTCTGCGGAATTTAGTACGTGCATGCTCGGAAGGAGATGAAGACTTCTTCTTCATTGGATTAGGATTGCATTGCTATGTCGTAAAGATTGGGTTTTCCGACTCCGTTCAAATGAAAACAGTGCTGCTTAGCATGTACGCAGAATTGATGGAAGTTGAGGCAGCGAGGGCATTGTTCGACGAGCTCCATGATAAAGATCACATAGCGTGGAGTGCTATGATCTCAGTTTATACCCAAGCAGGACACCCTTTTCTTGCTTTGGAGACGTTCAAACAGATGCAGTCGACAAAAACCGAAGCTAATGAAATCACCTTTGTTAGTTTGCTGCATGCTTGCTCTTCGATGGAAGCACAAGGTCTAGGAAGAAGCATTCATGCACGTATTATCAGATCGGAACATATAAATAATGCTTTCACAGCATCAGCTTTGATTGATTACTACTGCAAAATCGGGAGGCTAAGGCAAGGGGAGATCTCATTCGGGAAGCTCGAAAGGAGGGACCTTGTTTGTTGGAGTTCCATGATCAACGGATACGGAATAAACGGGCGTGGAGAAGAGGCGATCCGAACTTTCGCTTCCATGGTAGAGACTGGGATGATGCCGAATGAGGTAGTATTCCTCTCCCTCCTATCAGCATGCGGCCATTGTGGTCTTGTAAACGAAGGATGGCACTGGTTCTACTCCATGAAAGGCAAGTTCGGCATCGATCCAACCGTGGCGCACTACACTTGCATGTTGAATATGCTGGGGAGGCAAGGGAGGGTAGAGCAAGCTTTAGAGTTTGTGAAGAAGATGCCGGTGAGAGCCGACGCCGCTGTCTGGGGTGCTTTGTTGGGGTGGTGTAGGGCTACTCGGAGGGATGTGAAGGTTGCCGAGTTTGCAGCTGAGCAAATTGTTGGGTTGGGTGCGAGTGATAGCAGTTGGTATGTGACATTGGCTAAGTTGTATTCGAAATTGGGCATGTGGGAAGATGGtgagaggatgagagagaggatGGAGGAAAGGGGGATAAGAAAGATAGCAGGGTGTAGCACGGTTTGA
- the LOC109721772 gene encoding uncharacterized protein LOC109721772, translating into MAAVAPSAEPAEYLQPKLSLDSQPKAQDAVEATKKPTAVQGKSANGEAPTVQIPSDRSLTPGLSDFMDAGMCYMPNSYASHGFYYGSYDGTSNDWNHGYVNHDGVEMPPGVYGDMYHGYGYAPYSPYPSAGSPVPTIDGQLYGPQHYQYPPIFQPQTPTTASHVPSQTTTTQNEVSTSVAVDQPAVPVNTTKANSNGIPSGNVNGNCKGSHQNPSLTHGGRGVLPGGLPSAGYQDSRFGFDAMRAALPYYDGPVYSTGQHRPNTANSVPSAVSHNANTRNHNQRPVPHLMGMHTPRLTNGMGPAAPPYINRIYPANRPYNQYGNALKNSLGFGSSGYDSRTNLRSWGMTGDNKYKPRGRGNGFCRFGYDNQDGVGELNRGPRGDRTKFHQKTLGPNVTIAVKGQTLPTIGKEDTSVVPDKEQYNRADFPEKYINAKFFVIKSYSEDDVHKSIKYNVWASTPNGNKKLDAGYQEAQEKAGGCPVFLFFSVNTSGQFVGVAEMVGPVDFNKTVEYWQQDKWNGCFPVKWHIVKDVPNSILKHITLENNDNKPVTNSRDTQEVKLEQGLEMLKIFMDHVSKTSILDDFVFYEDREKVMQEKRVKQQQPQRQIWDGRTPDNAAGEREKDGVYGKPKLQKPLESVSILSKEAPHGGLAERKPSEENSMGLVAGDSLKVAKSSSEKIANGVANS; encoded by the exons ATGGCGGCTGTTGCTCCCTCTGCTGAAC CTGCTGAATATTTGCAACCAAAGTTATCGTTGGATTCTCAGCCCAAGGCACAGGATGCTGTTGAGGCTACCAAGAAG CCAACTGCTGTTCAAGGCAAGTCTGCTAATGGCGAAGCACCAACCGTGCAAATTCCATCGGATAGATCGTTGACTCCTGGTCTTTCAGATTTCATGGATGCAGGCATGTGTTATATGCCTAATAGTTATGCATCCCACGGTTTCTACTATGGAA GTTACGATGGTACCAGCAATGATTGGAACCATGGTTATGTGAATCATGATGGAGTGGAGATGCCCCCG GGAGTTTATGGAGACATGTACCACGGATATGGCTATGCGCCTTATAGTCCATACCCTTCCGCTGGTTCCCCAGTTCCAACTATCGACGGTCAACTGTATGGTCCTCAGCATTATCAGTATCCTCCAATTTTCCAGCCACAAACACCTACCACAGCATCTCATGTGCCCAGCCAGACCACTACTACTCAAAACGAAGTGTCCACTTCCGTTGCTGTTGATCAGCCGGCTGTTCCTGTAAATACAACCAAAGCAAACTCAAACGGAATTCCCAGTGGTAATGTAAATGGGAATTGTAAGGGAAGCCACCAGAATCCATCACTGACACATGGTGGTAGGGGGGTCTTGCCAGGTGGCCTTCCTTCTGCGGGTTATCAGGATTCGAGATTCGGGTTTGATGCAATGCGTGCAGCCCTGCCGTATTATGATGGGCCTGTTTACTCTACCGGGCAGCACAGACCCAATACGGCCAACTCAGTACCCTCTGCGGTTTCACACAATGCTAATACAAGAAACCACAATCAGCGCCCTGTGCCTCATCTCATG GGTATGCATACTCCAAGATTGACAAATGGGATGGGACCTGCAGCTCCTCCTTACATAAACCGGATTTATCCAGCTAACCGACCATACAATCAATATGGGAATGCTTTAAAGAATAGCCTTGGCTTCGGATCAAGCGGATATGATTCTAGAACTAATTTGCGCAGTTGGGGAATGACCGGAGATAACAAATACAAGCCTAGGGGACGAGGCAATGGCTTCTGTCGTTTCGGTTATGATAATCAGGACGGGGTTGGTGAGCTGAATAGAGGCCCAAGAGGGGACCGCACCAAATTTCATCAGAAGACATTGGGACCTAATGTTACTATTGCTGTGAAGGGACAGACTCTCCCCACAATAGGGAAAGAGGATACAAGTGTTGTTCCTGATAAGGAACAGTACAACCGAGCAGATTTCCCTGAAAAGTACATTAACGCAAAGTTCTTCGTCATTAAGTCGTATAGCGAGGATGATGTTCACAAGAGCATCAAGTACAATGTCTGGGCAAGCACCCCCAATGGAAACAAGAAGCTTGATGCTGGGTACCAAGAAGCTCAGGAGAAAGCTGGAGGATGCCCTGTTTTCTTGTTCTTCTCG GTGAACACGAGTGGACAATTTGTGGGTGTTGCCGAAATGGTGGGCCCAGTTGATTTCAACAAGACCGTGGAGTATTGGCAGCAAGACAAGTGGAATGGTTGCTTCCCTGTTAAGTGGCATATTGTGAAGGATGTCCCTAACAGCATCCTGAAGCACATCACTTTGGAGAACAATGACAACAAACCAGTAACAAACAGCCGAGATACACAGGAG GTGAAGTTGGAGCAGGGCCTCGAGATGCTTAAGATTTTCATGGATCATGTAAGCAAGACATCCATCCTGGATGATTTTGTGTTCTATGAGGACCGTGAGAAGGTGATGCAAGAAAAGAGGGTGAAGCAACAACAGCCTCAGAGACAG ATATGGGACGGAAGAACCCCTGATAATGCTGctggtgagagagagaaggatggGGTCTACGGAAAGCCTAAGCTGCAGAAACCTTTGGAATCTGTTTCTATTCTGAGTAAAGAAGCACCCCATGGTGGTCTCGCTGAGAGAAAGCCGTCTGAGGAAAATAGCATGGGCCTGGTTGCTGGTGATTCCCTGAAGGTTGCGAAATCTTCATCTGAGAAGATTGCCAATGGTGTTGCCAATTCTTGA
- the LOC109721773 gene encoding zinc finger A20 and AN1 domain-containing stress-associated protein 9-like encodes MAQESWKKETDETECRTPEAPILCANNCGFFGSAVTNNLCSKCYRDYTMKQQAMAAPAVPVADNILTFAAAAAAAAAATKTAASSSVSVESFAESSENKDETHVMVPKREDVEDQKNKQQANRCFMCRKKVGLTRFKCRCGGTFCGAHRYSETHKCSFDYKTAGREAIAKENPVIKAEKIEKI; translated from the coding sequence ATGGCCCAAGAGAGCTGGAAGAAGGAGACTGATGAGACCGAGTGCCGCACTCCTGAAGCTCCAATCCTTTGTGCGAATAACTGTGGCTTCTTTGGAAGTGCGGTCACCAACAATCTCTGCTCTAAATGCTACAGAGACTATACCATGAAACAGCAAGCTATGGCTGCACCTGCTGTTCCGGTAGCAGATAATATTCTTacttttgctgctgctgctgctgctgctgctgctgccaccaAAACTGCCGCATCTTCTTCTGTATCAGTTGAATCTTTTGCGGAGAGTTCTGAAAATAAGGATGAAACCCATGTCATGGTCCCTAAGAGGGAGGATGTAGAGGATCAAAAGAACAAGCAACAAGCCAATCGCTGCTTCATGTGCCGGAAAAAGGTGGGGCTCACCAGGTTCAAATGCCGTTGTGGGGGCACATTTTGTGGGGCCCACCGCTACTCTGAGACCCACAAGTGCTCTTTCGATTACAAGACTGCTGGTCGGGAGGCCATAGCCAAAGAGAATCCTGTAATAAAAGCAGAGAAGATTGAAAAGATATGA